The Sphingobium aromaticiconvertens genome has a segment encoding these proteins:
- the glgC gene encoding glucose-1-phosphate adenylyltransferase gives MQPRNQPIGRDAMAYVLAGGRGSRLAELTDRRAKPAVHFGGKARIIDFALSNALNSGIRRIGVATQYKAHSLIRHLQRGWNFFRTERNESFDILPASQRVSEHQWYEGTADAVFQNIDIIESYAPEYMVLLAGDHVYKMDYELMLQQHVDSGADVTVGCLEVPLKEARGFGVMHVDDQGVITQFLEKPKTPPSIPGQPDMALASMGIYVFQTALLIEHLRRDADDPNSSRDFGSDIIPYMVKHGKAVAHRFSSSCVRAESELVPYWRDVGTLDAYWQANIDLTDVVPSLDLYDRSWPLWTHSEVTPPAKFVHNEDGRRGSATSSLIAGGCIVSGSSLHRSLLFSGVRTHSFSSVTESVIMPDCTVGRGARLHKCVVDSGISIPADLVVGENPEEDAIRFRRSDNGVCLITQPMIDRLVL, from the coding sequence ATGCAGCCACGAAATCAACCCATTGGTCGCGACGCCATGGCCTATGTCCTGGCGGGGGGGCGCGGCAGCCGCCTCGCCGAACTCACCGACCGACGCGCCAAGCCCGCCGTCCATTTCGGCGGCAAGGCGCGGATCATCGACTTTGCCCTCTCCAACGCGCTCAACAGCGGTATCCGACGCATCGGCGTCGCGACGCAATATAAGGCGCACTCGCTGATCCGGCACCTCCAGCGCGGCTGGAACTTCTTTCGCACCGAACGCAACGAAAGCTTCGACATCTTGCCCGCCAGCCAGCGGGTGTCGGAACATCAATGGTATGAGGGGACGGCGGACGCGGTGTTCCAGAATATCGACATCATCGAAAGCTATGCGCCCGAATATATGGTTCTGCTGGCGGGCGACCATGTCTACAAGATGGATTATGAGCTGATGCTCCAGCAGCATGTTGACAGCGGCGCGGACGTCACCGTCGGCTGCCTGGAAGTGCCGCTGAAGGAAGCGCGCGGCTTTGGCGTCATGCATGTCGACGATCAGGGCGTCATCACCCAGTTCCTTGAAAAGCCAAAGACACCACCCAGCATCCCCGGTCAGCCCGACATGGCGCTGGCGTCGATGGGCATTTACGTATTCCAAACCGCGCTGTTGATCGAACATCTGCGCCGCGACGCCGACGATCCCAACAGCTCGCGGGATTTCGGCAGCGACATCATCCCCTATATGGTGAAGCATGGCAAAGCCGTCGCCCATCGCTTCTCCAGCAGTTGTGTCCGCGCGGAAAGCGAACTGGTGCCCTATTGGCGCGATGTGGGTACGCTTGACGCCTATTGGCAGGCCAATATTGACCTCACCGATGTCGTCCCTTCGCTCGACCTCTACGATCGAAGCTGGCCGCTCTGGACCCATTCGGAGGTCACCCCGCCCGCCAAGTTCGTGCATAATGAAGATGGCCGTCGCGGCTCCGCCACATCGTCCCTCATCGCGGGCGGGTGTATCGTGTCCGGCTCATCGCTCCACCGCAGCCTGCTTTTCTCGGGCGTGCGGACCCACAGCTTCTCCTCCGTCACCGAAAGCGTCATCATGCCCGATTGCACGGTCGGGCGGGGCGCGCGGCTACATAAATGCGTGGTGGATTCGGGGATCTCCATCCCCGCCGATCTGGTGGTGGGTGAAAATCCGGAGGAGGATGCCATCCGTTTCCGACGGTCGGATAATGGCGTCTGCCTCATCACCCAACCGATGATCGACCGGCTGGTGCTTTAA
- the glgB gene encoding 1,4-alpha-glucan branching protein GlgB, whose translation MLTQDQMERLVQGRDNDPFAILGVHPDGRSLTACVLLPEAVSVTAHALDGKVVGDLASIHPAGLFHGKVKMRKRQPLRYHAIYADGSDYWLTDPYSFGPVLGPQDDHFLAEGSHRRMFDKLGAHSITFEGVDGTHFAVWAPNASRVSVVGDFNRWDGRRGVMRHRQDSGVWELFLPDVGPGSPYKYEIVAADGEILALKADPFAFQSELRPANASVVASPPAHVWGDGRHRAHWACVDARREAISIYEVHAGSWQRDEHGDFLHWDALAQRLIPYVVGMGFTHIEFLPISEFPYDPSWGYQTTGLYAPTARFGDPDGFARFVDGAHQAGVGVILDWVPAHFPTDAHGLSRFDGTALYEHEDPRKGFHPDWSTAIYNFGRREVAEYLVNNALFWAERFHVDGLRVDAVASMLYLDYSRKAGEWVPNEKGGRENLEAVAFLQEMNKALYAAQPGIMTMAEESTSWPKVSAPVHDGGLGFGFKWNMGFMHDTLDYLAKDPVHRAHHHDAITFGLLYAFTENFVLPLSHDEVVHGKSSLLHKMPGDDWQKFATLRAYYTMMWGYPGKKLLFMGQEFAQRAEWNEERALDWHLLDHSAHLGVQRLISDLNHLYRDHRALHARDCEPEGFQWVLVDAAQDSVFAWVRMAPGAAPIVVISHFTPVPRPGYGLRLPRAGRWREILNSDAADYGGGGIGNMGCVDADADGWANVTIPPFGTLMLELEN comes from the coding sequence ATGTTGACACAGGACCAGATGGAGAGGCTGGTTCAGGGACGCGACAACGATCCCTTTGCAATATTGGGCGTACACCCGGACGGAAGAAGCCTGACGGCTTGCGTCCTGCTGCCGGAAGCGGTCAGCGTCACCGCTCATGCGCTGGATGGCAAGGTCGTGGGCGACCTAGCCAGTATTCACCCGGCGGGCCTGTTCCATGGCAAGGTCAAAATGCGCAAGCGCCAGCCGCTCCGCTATCATGCCATCTATGCCGATGGCAGCGACTATTGGCTGACCGATCCCTACAGCTTCGGCCCCGTCCTTGGCCCGCAGGACGACCATTTCCTCGCCGAAGGCTCCCATCGCCGCATGTTCGACAAGCTGGGCGCGCATTCCATCACGTTCGAAGGCGTGGATGGCACGCACTTCGCGGTCTGGGCGCCCAATGCCAGCCGCGTGTCGGTGGTCGGCGATTTCAACCGCTGGGACGGGCGGCGTGGCGTCATGCGCCATCGGCAGGATAGCGGCGTATGGGAACTGTTCCTGCCCGACGTTGGCCCCGGCAGCCCCTACAAATATGAAATCGTCGCCGCCGACGGAGAAATCCTTGCCCTCAAGGCTGACCCCTTCGCCTTCCAGAGCGAACTGCGCCCTGCCAATGCGTCGGTGGTCGCTTCTCCGCCCGCTCATGTCTGGGGCGACGGTCGCCACCGCGCCCATTGGGCATGCGTCGATGCCCGGCGTGAAGCCATCTCCATCTACGAAGTTCATGCTGGTTCCTGGCAGCGCGACGAGCATGGCGACTTCCTGCACTGGGACGCGCTGGCCCAGCGGCTCATCCCCTATGTCGTCGGCATGGGCTTCACCCATATCGAATTTCTGCCGATCAGCGAATTTCCCTATGATCCAAGCTGGGGTTATCAGACGACTGGCCTCTATGCCCCCACCGCGCGCTTCGGCGACCCGGACGGGTTCGCTCGCTTTGTCGATGGCGCACACCAGGCGGGGGTGGGGGTCATCCTCGACTGGGTGCCCGCGCATTTTCCGACCGACGCGCACGGCCTGTCCCGCTTCGACGGTACCGCGCTTTACGAACATGAAGACCCGCGCAAGGGCTTCCACCCCGATTGGAGCACCGCCATCTATAATTTCGGCCGCCGCGAGGTCGCCGAATATCTGGTCAACAATGCGCTGTTCTGGGCCGAACGCTTCCATGTCGACGGCCTGCGCGTGGATGCCGTCGCTTCGATGCTCTACCTCGATTATTCCCGCAAGGCAGGCGAGTGGGTGCCCAACGAAAAGGGCGGACGCGAAAATCTTGAGGCGGTCGCCTTCCTTCAGGAAATGAACAAGGCACTCTACGCCGCCCAGCCCGGCATCATGACCATGGCCGAGGAATCGACCAGTTGGCCCAAAGTGTCCGCGCCCGTACATGACGGCGGCCTAGGCTTTGGCTTTAAATGGAATATGGGCTTCATGCACGACACGCTGGATTATCTGGCGAAAGATCCCGTTCACCGCGCCCATCATCATGACGCGATCACCTTTGGCTTGCTCTACGCCTTTACCGAGAATTTCGTCCTGCCATTGAGCCATGACGAGGTGGTCCACGGCAAATCCTCGCTGCTGCACAAGATGCCCGGCGACGACTGGCAAAAATTTGCCACCCTGCGCGCCTATTATACGATGATGTGGGGCTATCCGGGCAAGAAGCTGTTGTTCATGGGGCAGGAATTCGCCCAGCGCGCCGAATGGAACGAAGAGCGCGCGCTCGACTGGCATCTGCTCGACCATAGCGCGCATCTGGGCGTGCAGCGCCTCATCTCCGACCTCAACCATCTCTATCGCGACCATCGCGCCCTCCACGCCCGCGATTGCGAGCCGGAGGGTTTTCAGTGGGTGCTGGTCGATGCCGCGCAGGATTCGGTCTTCGCCTGGGTACGAATGGCGCCGGGAGCCGCGCCGATCGTCGTCATCAGCCACTTCACGCCCGTTCCGCGCCCCGGCTACGGCCTGCGTCTGCCGCGGGCTGGCCGCTGGCGCGAGATATTGAACAGCGACGCGGCCGACTATGGCGGCGGCGGCATCGGCAACATGGGTTGTGTCGATGCGGACGCAGACGGCTGGGCCAATGTCACCATCCCGCCTTTCGGGACGTTGATGCTGGAACTGGAAAACTAA
- a CDS encoding glycogen/starch/alpha-glucan phosphorylase produces the protein MTPKGQTTLPKPAPRQFDPDVLAREIVERLTYRIGKDATAAQPHDWLHAVILAIRDRVIDAWIDSTHKTYEEQGRRVYYLSLEFLIGRLMRDAASNMEMLDDMQAALAKLGVEIDLIAALEPDAALGNGGLGRLAACFMESMATVDVPAYGYGIRYVNGMFRQEISDGWQVELPETWLAHGNPWEFERREASYEIGFGGLVDPAEGEDSGPHQMHWNPTERVIATPYDTPIAGWRGKRINTLRLWTAQPIDPILLDKFNAGDHLGALAESNRAEALTRVLYPADSSSAGQELRLRQEYFFSSASLQDIVRRHLQYFGSILTLPDKAAIQLNDTHPAVAVAELMRILLDDHGLDFDEAWDITRRTFSYTNHTLLPEALESWPVPLFERLLPRHMQIVYAVNSRLLAEARRAGGFDDQAIGTISLIDEGGERRVRMGNLAFAGSYSINGVSALHTDLMKETVFADLHRLYPTRINNKTNGVTFRRWLMQCNHGLFELIREAIGDRFMDDAEALRDLDPFATDSAFQEKFLAVKRANKVALSNLLRQRVNARIDPAALYDIQIKRIHEYKRQLLNLVETVSLYDQIRSHPEKDWAPRVKLFGGKAASSYHNAKLIIKLAGDVARVVNHDPAVQGLLKVQFVPNYNVSMAEVMIPAADLSEQISTAGMEASGTGNMKFAVNGALTIGTLDGANVEMRDHVGGDNIIIFGLTAQEVNGKRANGYVPADVIGQSKELRQALNAIASGVFSPDDPDRYKGLIDGIQTHDWFMVAADFDSYSAAQRRVDTLWADQSLWAQKAIYNVARMGWFSSDRTIREYATQIWKVL, from the coding sequence ATGACTCCCAAGGGACAGACCACTCTTCCCAAGCCCGCACCCCGGCAGTTCGATCCCGACGTCCTGGCGCGCGAGATTGTGGAGCGCCTCACCTATCGCATCGGCAAGGACGCGACCGCCGCGCAGCCGCACGATTGGCTCCACGCCGTCATCCTCGCGATCCGAGACCGGGTCATCGACGCGTGGATCGATTCCACCCACAAAACCTATGAGGAGCAGGGGCGGCGGGTCTATTATCTCAGCCTTGAATTCCTGATCGGCCGGCTAATGCGCGATGCGGCGTCCAACATGGAAATGCTGGATGACATGCAGGCGGCGCTCGCCAAGCTGGGCGTGGAAATCGACCTGATCGCGGCGCTGGAGCCGGACGCGGCGCTCGGCAATGGTGGCCTCGGTCGCCTGGCCGCCTGCTTCATGGAGAGTATGGCGACGGTGGACGTGCCCGCCTATGGCTATGGTATCCGCTATGTAAACGGCATGTTCCGGCAGGAGATTTCCGACGGCTGGCAGGTCGAGCTGCCCGAAACCTGGCTCGCCCATGGCAATCCATGGGAGTTTGAGCGGCGCGAGGCCAGCTATGAAATCGGCTTTGGCGGTCTGGTCGACCCGGCGGAGGGTGAGGATAGCGGCCCGCACCAGATGCACTGGAATCCGACCGAGCGGGTGATCGCTACCCCCTATGACACGCCGATTGCGGGCTGGCGGGGCAAGCGGATCAACACATTGCGCCTGTGGACCGCGCAGCCGATCGACCCCATACTGCTCGACAAGTTCAATGCGGGCGACCATCTGGGAGCGCTGGCCGAAAGCAATCGAGCCGAAGCGCTCACTCGTGTCCTCTATCCCGCCGACAGCTCGTCGGCTGGGCAGGAGTTGCGGCTGCGGCAGGAATATTTCTTCTCCTCCGCTTCGCTGCAGGACATCGTCAGGCGACATCTGCAATATTTCGGAAGCATCCTGACCTTGCCAGACAAGGCCGCGATCCAGCTTAACGATACGCACCCGGCCGTCGCCGTGGCGGAGCTGATGCGGATATTGCTGGACGATCACGGCCTCGATTTCGACGAAGCGTGGGACATTACCCGCCGAACCTTCAGCTACACCAATCACACGCTGCTACCCGAAGCGCTGGAAAGCTGGCCAGTGCCCCTTTTCGAGCGGTTGCTGCCCCGGCACATGCAGATCGTCTATGCCGTCAACAGCCGCCTGCTGGCCGAAGCGCGGCGTGCTGGCGGGTTCGATGACCAAGCGATCGGCACCATTTCGCTGATCGACGAGGGCGGCGAGCGGCGGGTGCGGATGGGCAATCTGGCCTTCGCCGGATCGTACAGCATCAATGGCGTCTCGGCCCTGCACACCGATCTGATGAAGGAAACGGTGTTCGCGGACCTGCACCGGCTCTATCCGACGCGGATCAACAACAAGACTAACGGCGTCACCTTCCGCCGCTGGCTGATGCAGTGCAACCATGGCCTGTTCGAGCTGATCCGTGAGGCGATCGGCGACAGGTTCATGGACGATGCGGAGGCATTGCGCGATCTGGACCCCTTCGCCACCGACAGCGCTTTTCAGGAGAAATTCCTGGCCGTAAAGCGCGCCAACAAGGTCGCCTTGTCCAACCTCCTCCGTCAGCGCGTGAACGCCCGGATCGACCCCGCTGCGCTCTACGATATCCAGATCAAGCGCATCCACGAATATAAGCGCCAGTTGCTTAATCTGGTGGAGACGGTGTCGCTCTACGACCAGATTCGTTCCCACCCGGAAAAGGATTGGGCGCCGCGCGTCAAGCTGTTCGGGGGCAAGGCCGCATCCAGCTATCATAATGCAAAGCTCATCATAAAGCTGGCGGGCGACGTGGCCCGCGTGGTCAATCACGACCCCGCCGTGCAGGGGCTGCTCAAGGTCCAGTTCGTCCCCAACTACAACGTCTCAATGGCGGAAGTGATGATCCCCGCCGCGGACCTGTCCGAACAAATTTCGACTGCGGGCATGGAGGCGTCGGGCACCGGCAATATGAAGTTCGCCGTCAACGGCGCGCTCACCATCGGCACGCTCGACGGCGCCAATGTCGAGATGCGCGACCATGTGGGGGGGGATAATATCATTATCTTCGGCCTCACCGCGCAGGAAGTGAATGGCAAGCGCGCTAACGGCTATGTCCCAGCCGATGTCATCGGTCAGAGCAAGGAACTGAGGCAGGCGTTGAACGCCATTGCCAGCGGTGTATTCTCGCCAGATGACCCGGATCGGTACAAGGGACTCATCGACGGCATCCAGACCCATGACTGGTTCATGGTAGCGGCGGATTTCGACAGCTATTCCGCCGCGCAGCGCCGCGTTGACACGCTCTGGGCCGATCAGTCGCTTTGGGCGCAGAAAGCCATCTACAATGTCGCGCGGATGGGCTGGTTCTCGTCCGATCGTACTATCCGTGAATATGCCACCCAAATCTGGAAGGTGCTGTGA
- a CDS encoding serine hydrolase domain-containing protein — MDTEITDPIRAAELGMDAAKLDALVGYLDATYVHTGKLPHMQLLVSRDEQPLLMVTRGQARADGAPLQSDALFRIASMTKPVTSVAFMILVEAGQVALSDPVETVIPEFRALRVGQDARTPKRPMLMRDLLRHTSGLTYGLQRQTPIDAAYRALGLDEFQQSRNSDEFIAALADLPLEFSPGEKWNYSVSTDVLGVVVERLSGQRLDAFFADRIFVPLGMADTFFQVPKDKVHRLTDAWQLGTDGGLSLADRGARSRWSQPVRFCSGGGGLVSGAADYHRFAAMLLRGGELDGTRLLCPETIANMRANHLPDGRDLTTLSTSMFSEAGYAGVGFGLGFGVTLDASVAAGNVGEYYWGGIFSTYFCIDPVERLIAIFMTQHLPSTVYPVRAELRSRLQDAVIARRAAEPLPKPA, encoded by the coding sequence ATGGACACCGAGATAACGGACCCGATCCGCGCGGCCGAACTGGGCATGGACGCGGCCAAGCTCGACGCACTGGTCGGGTATCTCGACGCCACCTATGTCCACACGGGCAAGCTGCCGCATATGCAACTGCTGGTGTCGCGGGATGAACAGCCGCTGTTAATGGTGACTCGGGGGCAGGCGCGGGCGGATGGTGCCCCCCTCCAATCCGACGCGCTGTTCCGCATCGCCTCCATGACCAAGCCGGTCACGTCCGTTGCCTTCATGATACTGGTCGAAGCGGGGCAGGTCGCGCTGAGCGATCCCGTCGAAACCGTGATCCCGGAGTTTCGCGCGTTGAGGGTCGGCCAGGATGCTCGAACCCCGAAGCGCCCCATGCTGATGCGTGACCTGCTGCGCCACACATCGGGCCTCACCTATGGCCTGCAACGCCAGACACCGATCGATGCCGCCTATCGCGCGCTCGGCCTCGACGAGTTTCAGCAGAGCCGAAACTCCGACGAATTTATCGCTGCGCTGGCAGACCTGCCGCTGGAATTCTCCCCCGGCGAGAAGTGGAATTACTCGGTATCGACCGATGTACTGGGCGTAGTGGTGGAGCGGCTGTCCGGCCAGCGCCTCGACGCTTTTTTCGCGGACCGCATCTTTGTCCCGCTGGGCATGGCCGACACCTTCTTCCAGGTGCCCAAGGACAAGGTGCACCGCCTCACCGATGCATGGCAACTGGGCACGGATGGCGGCCTTTCGCTCGCCGATCGCGGCGCACGCAGTCGCTGGAGCCAGCCGGTCCGCTTCTGTTCTGGCGGCGGCGGTCTGGTCTCCGGTGCCGCCGACTATCACCGCTTCGCAGCGATGCTGCTTCGCGGCGGTGAACTCGATGGCACGCGGCTACTCTGCCCCGAAACGATCGCAAACATGCGCGCCAACCATTTGCCGGACGGGCGCGATCTCACCACCCTCTCGACCTCCATGTTCAGCGAGGCGGGCTATGCCGGGGTTGGCTTCGGCCTGGGCTTTGGGGTGACGCTGGATGCCTCTGTGGCGGCGGGCAATGTCGGCGAATATTATTGGGGCGGTATCTTTTCGACCTATTTCTGCATCGACCCGGTAGAACGGTTGATCGCCATCTTCATGACCCAGCATCTGCCTTCGACCGTCTATCCCGTTCGCGCCGAACTGCGCAGCCGTCTGCAGGATGCGGTCATCGCGCGCCGCGCCGCGGAGCCGCTTCCCAAACCCGCCTGA
- a CDS encoding sigma-70 family RNA polymerase sigma factor has product MAVGLAAIFLENRPALLRFLRARGAGDDAEDLCQDIWMKLETREPEDVTEPLPYLYRMANNLMLDRYRSTTRREKREQDWAGGGTGVMSDVANDVPVDEQLIAAQRLEQAEAVLRALGPRVEMVFRRFRMEGIGQRAIAEELGVSLTTVEKDLQKAYRAMLTLKQKLDTE; this is encoded by the coding sequence ATGGCCGTTGGGCTGGCTGCCATCTTTCTGGAGAACCGCCCCGCCCTGCTGCGCTTTCTGCGCGCGCGCGGCGCAGGGGATGATGCCGAAGACCTTTGCCAGGACATCTGGATGAAGCTGGAAACGCGGGAGCCGGAGGATGTGACAGAGCCGCTGCCCTACCTGTATCGCATGGCCAACAACCTGATGCTGGATCGCTATCGATCCACTACGCGGCGCGAAAAGCGGGAGCAGGACTGGGCGGGCGGCGGTACTGGCGTCATGAGCGATGTTGCCAACGACGTGCCGGTGGACGAGCAATTGATCGCTGCCCAGCGACTGGAGCAGGCCGAGGCAGTGTTGCGCGCGCTTGGACCACGCGTTGAGATGGTATTTCGTCGGTTCCGGATGGAAGGCATAGGACAGCGCGCCATTGCCGAGGAACTGGGCGTCAGCCTGACGACGGTCGAAAAGGATCTGCAAAAGGCGTATCGCGCCATGCTGACCCTCAAGCAGAAACTGGATACGGAATGA
- a CDS encoding FecR family protein, which translates to MIQEEALGWVIRTRDPDFIDWTGFTAWLEADSRHAAAYDVLATDDADLAALVPSEPVIVPPPANDVGEPGWRRWRWLAGGAIAAALVATLSIATLNRTDIYTVTTKPGETRVIALEDGTRIDVNGGSTLRLDHKNLRFAALDQGEAAFTVTHDEHDPFRVKVGETVFEDAGTVFNIVHSGTTTRIGVSEGLVVYNPESEAISLPAGRALVEDAAGLRLSAVDRQAVASWRQGRLIYDNAPIGEVTGDISRSLGVRLDGTSSAKAMRFTGTILLDKDAPRFFARTAPLLGLSAVRQGDAWLLKEKDGTQR; encoded by the coding sequence ATGATCCAAGAGGAAGCGCTCGGATGGGTAATCCGAACGCGCGATCCGGACTTTATCGACTGGACGGGCTTCACCGCCTGGCTGGAGGCCGACTCGCGCCACGCCGCCGCCTATGACGTGCTGGCGACCGATGACGCGGATCTGGCGGCACTGGTGCCCAGCGAGCCGGTTATTGTGCCGCCGCCCGCCAATGATGTGGGCGAGCCGGGCTGGCGTCGGTGGCGCTGGCTGGCTGGTGGTGCCATTGCCGCTGCGCTGGTCGCGACACTGTCCATTGCCACGCTCAACCGTACAGACATCTATACCGTGACCACCAAGCCGGGCGAGACGCGCGTCATCGCGCTGGAGGATGGCACGCGGATCGATGTGAATGGCGGCAGCACGCTGAGGCTGGATCACAAGAATCTGCGCTTTGCCGCGCTCGATCAAGGCGAGGCCGCTTTCACCGTCACCCATGACGAACACGACCCGTTCCGTGTGAAGGTGGGCGAGACAGTGTTCGAGGATGCAGGCACGGTGTTCAACATCGTCCATAGCGGCACGACAACACGCATCGGCGTGTCGGAAGGGTTGGTCGTATACAACCCTGAATCCGAAGCGATCAGCCTGCCCGCCGGACGCGCATTGGTGGAGGATGCGGCGGGGCTGCGCCTGTCGGCCGTCGATCGGCAAGCTGTGGCAAGCTGGCGGCAGGGACGGCTCATTTATGACAATGCGCCGATCGGCGAGGTGACGGGCGACATATCGCGGTCGCTCGGCGTCCGGCTGGATGGCACGAGCAGCGCGAAGGCGATGCGCTTTACCGGCACGATCCTGCTGGACAAGGATGCGCCGCGCTTCTTTGCCCGCACCGCGCCGTTGCTGGGGCTATCGGCCGTGCGACAGGGCGATGCCTGGTTGCTGAAGGAGAAGGATGGCACGCAGCGCTGA